One Mycolicibacterium pulveris genomic region harbors:
- a CDS encoding aspartate aminotransferase family protein: protein MAELSQILKQATGVLAARGEGVQLFDEQGRRYLDFTAGIGVTSTGHCHPRVVQAAQRQVATLIHGQYTTVMHRPLLTLVERLGEVLPAGLDRVFFANSGSEAVEAALRLARQATGRPNVIVFHGGFHGRTVAAASMTTSGTRFRSGFAPLMAGVHVAPFPDPAHFGWPVEQATDFALAQLDYVLQTLSAPADTAAFVVEPVLGEGGYVPANERFFAGLRERADAHGILLVVDEVQTGFGRTGRFWGGEHFDARPDILVTAKGLASGFPLSGIAASSTLMEKAWPGSQGGTYGANAVACAAAVATLDVIQDEQLVRNTAERGAQLREALRTVADKYDAITDVRGLGLMIGVEFRDAAGRPDGAKALAVQQEAARRGLLLLTCGAWGQVVRFIPALVVSSDEVDEAAGIWSDAVSAVL, encoded by the coding sequence GTGGCAGAACTCTCGCAAATTCTCAAGCAGGCCACCGGCGTGCTCGCCGCACGCGGCGAGGGCGTGCAGCTGTTCGACGAGCAGGGCCGCCGCTATCTGGACTTCACCGCGGGTATCGGCGTGACCAGCACCGGTCACTGTCACCCCCGCGTGGTGCAGGCTGCCCAACGCCAGGTCGCCACGCTGATCCACGGCCAGTACACCACCGTGATGCACCGGCCCCTGCTCACGCTCGTCGAACGGTTGGGTGAGGTCCTGCCCGCGGGCCTGGACCGCGTGTTCTTCGCGAACTCGGGCAGCGAGGCCGTCGAGGCGGCGCTGCGGCTGGCGCGGCAGGCCACCGGCCGCCCCAACGTCATCGTGTTCCACGGCGGCTTCCACGGACGCACCGTGGCCGCGGCGTCGATGACGACGTCGGGCACCAGGTTTCGGTCCGGGTTCGCGCCGTTGATGGCCGGGGTGCACGTCGCACCGTTCCCCGACCCGGCCCATTTCGGCTGGCCCGTCGAGCAGGCGACCGACTTCGCGCTGGCCCAACTCGACTACGTGCTGCAGACGTTGAGCGCACCGGCCGACACGGCCGCGTTCGTCGTCGAACCGGTCCTCGGTGAGGGCGGCTACGTCCCGGCCAACGAACGGTTCTTCGCCGGTCTGCGCGAACGCGCGGACGCGCACGGCATCCTGCTGGTGGTCGACGAGGTGCAGACCGGGTTCGGCCGCACCGGCCGGTTCTGGGGCGGGGAGCACTTCGACGCACGGCCCGACATCCTCGTCACCGCCAAGGGCTTGGCGTCGGGCTTTCCGCTGTCGGGCATCGCGGCGTCGTCGACGCTGATGGAGAAGGCCTGGCCCGGCTCACAGGGCGGCACCTACGGCGCCAACGCCGTGGCCTGCGCCGCGGCGGTGGCCACCCTCGACGTGATTCAAGACGAGCAGCTGGTGCGCAATACCGCCGAGCGGGGCGCGCAGTTGCGCGAGGCGCTGCGCACCGTCGCCGACAAGTACGACGCGATCACCGACGTGCGCGGCCTGGGGCTGATGATCGGTGTCGAATTCCGTGACGCCGCAGGCAGACCCGACGGGGCGAAGGCGCTGGCCGTGCAGCAGGAAGCCGCCCGACGCGGCCTGCTGCTGTTGACGTGCGGCGCGTGGGGCCAGGTGGTGCGGTTCATTCCGGCGCTGGTGGTGTCG
- a CDS encoding maleate cis-trans isomerase family protein → MATVGLLYPGHSAEDDFATLEARAAGNVRLPVVITSVGEDAHRVDALLDLGSAERLADGVRQLAEARPQSVMWACTSGSFVFGPAGARQQAAKVAAAAGVPASSTSIAFVDALRHLNIRRVAVAASYPHDVAEHFVEFLSAGGVEVVAMGSHGIITAAEVGTLAPEQVEQMVTAADHPDAEAVLVPDTAMHTLAIVDRLEAAVGKPVLTANQVTAWKGLQLVGGTPVIAGMGRLFGEAR, encoded by the coding sequence ATGGCGACCGTAGGACTGCTCTACCCGGGCCACAGCGCCGAAGACGACTTCGCGACGCTGGAGGCTCGGGCCGCAGGCAATGTGCGCCTTCCGGTGGTCATCACCTCCGTCGGCGAGGACGCCCACCGGGTGGACGCGCTGCTGGACCTCGGCAGCGCCGAACGCCTCGCCGACGGTGTCCGACAGCTCGCCGAAGCCCGCCCGCAGTCGGTCATGTGGGCCTGCACCTCGGGCAGCTTCGTCTTCGGCCCGGCAGGCGCACGGCAGCAGGCGGCGAAAGTCGCTGCGGCGGCGGGTGTTCCGGCGTCGTCGACGTCGATCGCGTTCGTCGACGCGCTGCGTCACCTCAACATCCGGCGGGTCGCCGTCGCCGCCTCGTACCCGCACGACGTCGCCGAGCACTTCGTCGAGTTCCTGTCCGCCGGCGGCGTCGAGGTGGTGGCGATGGGCAGCCACGGCATCATCACCGCCGCAGAGGTCGGCACGCTGGCGCCCGAGCAGGTGGAGCAGATGGTCACCGCCGCCGATCACCCCGACGCCGAAGCCGTGTTGGTGCCCGACACCGCGATGCACACGCTGGCGATCGTCGACCGCCTCGAGGCCGCCGTCGGCAAGCCGGTGCTCACCGCCAACCAGGTCACGGCCTGGAAGGGACTGCAACTCGTGGGCGGGACGCCGGTGATCGCCGGCATGGGCCGGCTGTTCGGGGAGGCCCGGTGA
- a CDS encoding maleate cis-trans isomerase family protein, whose product MTLGEVLPPPPLQQVGIGVVTPYDFALDRELWRWVPDDVSLYVTRLRYAPLPVTVDMAVHVSDADNVVAGAANVLAVSPMVTAYACTAGSFVRGMAGEAALVAAMQAAGAPAAVTTSGSMLAALKHLGVHRVATVTPYTADLTVGLTSYLMEAGLEVVATSGLGLTARIWSVPYEKTAELVRSTDVPEAEAIVISCTNLPTYDLIASLEAELHKPVVTANQVTMWAALRVAGRKAVGPGQRLLEA is encoded by the coding sequence ATGACGCTCGGGGAAGTGCTGCCGCCCCCACCGTTGCAGCAGGTCGGCATAGGTGTTGTGACGCCATATGACTTCGCCCTGGACCGCGAATTGTGGCGCTGGGTTCCGGACGATGTCAGCCTCTACGTGACCCGGCTTCGATACGCCCCGCTGCCCGTGACCGTCGATATGGCGGTGCACGTCTCGGACGCGGACAACGTCGTCGCCGGCGCCGCCAACGTGCTCGCGGTCTCGCCGATGGTGACCGCCTACGCGTGCACGGCCGGCAGCTTCGTCAGGGGCATGGCCGGTGAGGCCGCGCTGGTCGCGGCCATGCAGGCGGCCGGCGCCCCGGCCGCGGTGACCACGAGCGGATCCATGCTGGCCGCGCTCAAGCACCTCGGCGTGCACCGCGTCGCGACGGTCACCCCCTATACCGCGGATTTGACCGTCGGGCTCACGAGCTACCTCATGGAGGCCGGGCTCGAGGTGGTCGCCACCTCCGGGCTCGGGCTGACCGCCAGGATCTGGTCGGTGCCCTATGAGAAGACCGCCGAGCTCGTCCGCAGCACCGACGTGCCCGAGGCCGAGGCCATCGTCATCAGTTGCACCAACCTACCGACGTACGACCTGATCGCTTCGTTGGAGGCCGAACTGCACAAGCCGGTCGTCACCGCCAACCAGGTGACCATGTGGGCCGCGCTGCGGGTGGCCGGGCGCAAAGCCGTCGGCCCGGGCCAGCGCCTGCTTGAGGCGTAA
- a CDS encoding GntR family transcriptional regulator, whose amino-acid sequence MTEFIAPVEQESTPSIVADKLRQAIAHGELAPGTQLGEADLARKLGVSRGPLREGMQRLTQEGLLIAIRNRGVFVIEMTPEEASDMYLAREAIERAAARRILQRDYAAAGDELLAIVEEMAEATDVEEGSEADIRFHERLVELADSPRLSRMHQTYLVETRMCVHALADTYDNPNDRVVEHQALASAIRSGDVQLSDKLLIAHMEDAVDRLIERLAR is encoded by the coding sequence GTGACCGAGTTCATCGCCCCCGTCGAACAGGAGTCCACGCCCAGCATCGTCGCCGACAAGCTGCGCCAGGCCATCGCGCACGGAGAACTGGCGCCGGGCACCCAGCTGGGTGAGGCGGACCTGGCCCGCAAGCTCGGCGTAAGCCGCGGGCCGCTGCGCGAGGGCATGCAGCGGTTGACCCAGGAGGGGCTGCTCATCGCGATCCGCAACCGCGGTGTGTTCGTCATCGAGATGACCCCCGAAGAGGCCTCCGACATGTATCTGGCGCGCGAGGCGATCGAACGCGCGGCCGCCCGCCGGATCCTCCAGCGCGACTACGCCGCCGCCGGGGACGAGCTGTTGGCCATTGTCGAGGAGATGGCCGAGGCCACCGATGTCGAGGAGGGCAGCGAGGCCGACATCCGGTTCCACGAGCGGCTGGTCGAGCTGGCCGACAGCCCCCGGCTGTCGCGGATGCACCAGACCTACCTCGTCGAGACGAGGATGTGCGTGCACGCGCTGGCCGACACCTACGACAACCCCAACGACCGGGTGGTGGAGCATCAGGCGCTGGCCAGCGCGATCAGGTCGGGCGACGTGCAACTGTCCGACAAGCTCCTGATCGCCCACATGGAGGACGCGGTCGACCGCCTGATCGAACGGCTGGCCCGCTAG
- a CDS encoding D-2-hydroxyacid dehydrogenase, whose translation MPSPRESVPTAGRYESFDQVRSPSEVPVVAVLCVDDADRPALPDVGAEFRFCTAADLPDAIRGARALLLWDYFSTAVRDVWAQADSLEWLHVTAAGVDTLLFDDLRDSDVVVTNARGVFDRPIAEYVLGAVLAHAKDSRTSFALQRDRQWRHRETRGIAGTRALVVGTGSIGREIARLLRAAGMRVRGAGRVAAASDPDFGDVVASADLAAEVGWCDHLVLAAPLTDATRGLVDAAVLDAMKSDAHLVNIARGPMVVESALLDALAQGRIGGATLDVFDTEPLPADHPLWDAPNVTITPHMSGDVVGWRDTLAEQFLENLRRWLAGEPLRNVVDKKLGYVPGGSR comes from the coding sequence GTGCCGAGCCCCCGCGAGAGCGTCCCGACCGCGGGACGGTACGAATCATTCGACCAGGTCAGATCCCCTTCTGAGGTGCCCGTGGTCGCGGTCTTGTGCGTCGACGACGCCGACCGGCCCGCGCTGCCCGATGTGGGCGCCGAGTTCCGGTTCTGCACCGCCGCCGACCTTCCCGACGCGATCCGCGGGGCGCGGGCGCTGCTGCTGTGGGACTACTTCTCCACCGCGGTGCGCGACGTCTGGGCACAGGCGGACAGTTTGGAGTGGCTTCACGTCACCGCGGCCGGGGTCGACACGCTGCTGTTTGACGATCTTCGCGACTCCGACGTGGTGGTCACCAACGCGCGTGGCGTCTTCGACCGTCCGATCGCCGAGTACGTGCTCGGCGCGGTGCTCGCGCACGCCAAGGACAGCCGCACCAGCTTCGCGCTGCAGCGCGACCGGCAGTGGCGCCACCGCGAGACCCGCGGCATCGCAGGCACCCGCGCGCTCGTCGTCGGCACCGGCTCGATCGGGCGGGAAATCGCGAGGCTGCTGCGCGCGGCGGGCATGCGGGTGCGCGGCGCGGGCCGGGTCGCGGCCGCCTCCGATCCCGACTTCGGCGACGTGGTGGCCAGCGCCGACCTGGCCGCCGAGGTCGGCTGGTGCGATCACCTGGTGCTCGCGGCGCCGCTCACCGACGCGACGCGCGGCCTGGTCGACGCCGCGGTGCTCGACGCGATGAAATCCGACGCGCACCTGGTGAACATCGCCCGCGGACCGATGGTCGTCGAGTCCGCGCTGCTGGACGCGCTGGCCCAGGGCCGAATCGGCGGCGCGACGCTGGACGTGTTCGACACCGAGCCGCTGCCCGCCGATCATCCGCTGTGGGACGCCCCCAACGTCACCATCACCCCGCACATGTCCGGTGACGTGGTCGGCTGGCGCGACACGCTGGCCGAGCAGTTCCTGGAGAACCTGCGCCGCTGGCTGGCCGGCGAACCGCTGCGCAACGTGGTGGACAAGAAACTCGGCTACGTGCCGGGGGGCTCGCGATGA
- a CDS encoding NAD-dependent succinate-semialdehyde dehydrogenase, which produces MTVPQTVIDAVDKRLFIDGKWVEAAERATFDVVDPATGQTLCAVADANRADGMAALQAAVDAQAEFAATPPRARADMLMAAFDLLHARADDLALLMTLEMGKPLAEARGEIAYAAEFFRHFAEEATRIDGGYQTAPAGGARFLIARQPVGPCLLITPWNFPMAMGTRKLGPAIAAGCTSVVKPAHQTPLSMLALMGILEEAGVPPGVVNCVTTTDAGGVMEPLIRSGLARKLSFTGSTRVGRVLLEQCAQKVLRTSMELGGNAPFIVFADADLDEAVDGAIAAKMRNMGEACTAANRIYVHASVIDEFGRRLADRMESLTVGRGTEEGVRVGPLIDAAALRKVISLVDDAVGRGARVLTGGSVLGGDGYFYAPTVLTDVPRDAKMAREEIFGPVAPLTPFESEDEVIAAANDTEYGLVAYVFTNDLRRALRVAEALETGMVGLNQGVVSNPAAPFGGVKQSGLGREGGAVGIDEFLEIKYIGVALK; this is translated from the coding sequence GTGACCGTGCCGCAGACCGTCATCGACGCCGTCGACAAGCGATTGTTCATCGACGGTAAATGGGTCGAAGCCGCCGAACGCGCCACCTTCGACGTCGTCGACCCCGCCACGGGCCAGACCCTGTGCGCGGTCGCCGACGCCAACCGGGCCGACGGGATGGCCGCGCTGCAGGCCGCCGTCGACGCGCAGGCGGAGTTCGCCGCGACACCGCCGCGGGCGCGCGCCGACATGCTGATGGCCGCCTTCGACCTGTTGCACGCGCGCGCCGACGACCTGGCGTTGCTGATGACGCTGGAGATGGGCAAACCATTGGCCGAGGCGCGCGGTGAAATCGCTTATGCTGCAGAGTTTTTCCGCCACTTCGCCGAGGAGGCCACCCGCATCGACGGCGGCTACCAGACCGCGCCCGCCGGGGGCGCCCGGTTCCTGATCGCCCGCCAACCGGTCGGCCCGTGCCTGCTGATCACGCCGTGGAACTTCCCCATGGCGATGGGAACCCGCAAGCTGGGCCCCGCGATCGCCGCCGGCTGCACCAGCGTCGTCAAGCCCGCCCACCAGACGCCGCTGTCGATGCTGGCGCTGATGGGCATCCTCGAGGAGGCGGGCGTGCCCCCGGGCGTGGTCAACTGCGTGACGACGACGGACGCCGGCGGCGTCATGGAGCCGTTGATCCGCTCCGGGCTGGCCCGCAAGCTGTCGTTCACCGGATCGACGCGGGTGGGCCGGGTGCTGCTGGAGCAGTGCGCGCAGAAGGTGTTGCGGACCTCGATGGAACTGGGCGGCAACGCCCCGTTCATCGTGTTCGCCGACGCGGACCTCGACGAAGCTGTCGACGGCGCGATCGCGGCCAAGATGCGCAACATGGGGGAGGCGTGCACGGCGGCCAACCGGATCTACGTGCACGCGTCGGTGATCGACGAGTTCGGCCGCCGGCTGGCCGACCGCATGGAGTCGCTGACCGTGGGGCGCGGCACCGAGGAGGGCGTACGGGTCGGCCCGCTGATCGACGCGGCCGCACTGCGCAAGGTGATCTCTCTGGTCGACGACGCGGTCGGGCGCGGCGCGCGGGTGCTGACCGGCGGCTCGGTGCTGGGCGGCGACGGCTACTTCTACGCGCCGACGGTGCTCACCGACGTTCCGCGGGACGCGAAGATGGCCCGTGAGGAGATCTTCGGCCCGGTCGCCCCGCTCACCCCGTTCGAGTCCGAGGACGAGGTGATCGCCGCCGCCAACGACACCGAATACGGCCTGGTGGCCTACGTGTTCACCAACGACCTGCGGCGCGCGCTGCGGGTCGCCGAGGCGCTCGAGACCGGGATGGTCGGCCTGAATCAGGGGGTGGTGTCCAACCCGGCCGCGCCGTTCGGCGGCGTCAAGCAGTCCGGGCTCGGCCGCGAGGGCGGGGCCGTCGGGATCGACGAGTTCCTGGAGATCAAGTACATCGGCGTGGCCCTGAAGTGA